One window of the Thermoanaerobaculia bacterium genome contains the following:
- a CDS encoding molybdopterin-dependent oxidoreductase gives MSSNQRRNGRPNAPQNARLTVPLIRDSKGESLRPATWDEALDRAAAGFKAVVADKGPQGFGMFSCSKTTNEMNFIAQKFTRVAIGTNNVDSCNRTUHAPSVAGLATVFGAGGGTSSYREIEETDCVLLWGSNARETHPIFFHHLLQGVHRGAKLIAIDPRRTTSAQWADLWAGLDVGSDIALANTIAHEILAAGLEHREFIENATSGIEAFRAHVATWTLARGEKETGVPAAVIREIAHAFATAPRAMICWTLGITEHHNAVDNVLALINLALLCGHVGRYGSGLNPLRGQNNVQGGGDMGAIPDRLAGFQHVENAPLRAAFERAWGVTIPPKKGLHLSGMFEAMEHGAMKALYVIGENPMRSEADQVRTRRLLEGLDCLVVQDISLTATAEVADVVFPAAAGWCESEGTVTSSERRVQRVRMAIPPPEGARDDLDILFALARRMGHDWGRPDSESIWNEVRRLSPAHAGMSYARLEAESGLQWPCYDETHPGELFLHGRLWERPVVGRRAPFHVLENDPPVDRLDADFPFRLTTGRRLAEYNTGVQTGSYASPTRRGETLDLSPEDAARLAVTNGDLVRVTSRRGSLETPIHIDPALRPGLTFMTFHFPEEVATNLLTIDAVDPVSGTAEFKAAAIRIEPILQPDLPSPLEISELTGKG, from the coding sequence ATGTCCAGCAACCAGCGCCGGAACGGCCGTCCGAACGCGCCCCAGAACGCCCGCTTGACCGTGCCCCTCATTCGCGATTCCAAGGGTGAGAGTCTTCGCCCGGCGACCTGGGACGAGGCTCTCGACCGCGCGGCGGCAGGCTTCAAGGCCGTCGTCGCCGACAAGGGGCCGCAGGGCTTCGGCATGTTCAGCTGCTCGAAGACGACGAACGAGATGAACTTCATCGCCCAGAAGTTCACCCGCGTCGCCATCGGCACGAACAACGTCGACAGCTGCAACCGCACCTGACACGCCCCTAGCGTCGCCGGTCTGGCGACGGTGTTCGGAGCGGGTGGCGGAACGAGCTCCTACAGGGAGATCGAGGAGACGGACTGCGTCCTCCTGTGGGGATCGAACGCCCGCGAGACGCACCCGATCTTCTTCCATCATCTGCTCCAGGGCGTCCACCGCGGCGCGAAGCTCATCGCGATCGATCCGCGCCGCACGACCTCGGCGCAATGGGCCGACCTCTGGGCCGGACTCGACGTCGGCTCGGACATCGCGCTCGCCAACACGATCGCGCACGAGATCCTCGCCGCCGGCCTCGAGCACAGGGAGTTCATCGAGAACGCAACCAGCGGCATCGAGGCTTTCCGTGCGCATGTCGCCACCTGGACCCTCGCGCGCGGCGAGAAGGAGACCGGCGTCCCGGCGGCGGTCATCCGCGAGATCGCGCACGCCTTCGCGACCGCGCCACGCGCCATGATCTGCTGGACGCTCGGCATCACCGAGCACCACAACGCGGTGGACAACGTCCTCGCGCTCATCAACCTGGCGCTGCTGTGCGGCCACGTCGGCCGGTACGGCTCGGGGTTGAATCCGCTGCGCGGGCAGAACAACGTCCAGGGCGGCGGCGACATGGGGGCGATCCCCGACCGGCTCGCCGGTTTCCAGCACGTCGAGAACGCTCCCCTGCGCGCCGCCTTCGAGCGCGCCTGGGGGGTCACGATTCCGCCGAAGAAGGGACTCCACCTCTCCGGCATGTTCGAGGCGATGGAGCACGGCGCGATGAAGGCGCTCTACGTCATCGGCGAGAACCCGATGCGCAGCGAGGCCGATCAGGTGCGCACGCGGCGGCTCCTCGAGGGACTCGACTGCCTGGTGGTGCAGGACATCTCGCTCACCGCCACCGCCGAGGTCGCCGACGTCGTCTTCCCGGCGGCGGCCGGCTGGTGCGAGTCCGAGGGCACGGTGACCTCGAGCGAACGCCGCGTGCAGCGGGTGCGGATGGCGATCCCTCCCCCCGAAGGCGCGCGCGACGACCTCGACATCCTGTTCGCCCTCGCGCGGCGCATGGGTCACGACTGGGGGCGGCCCGACTCGGAGTCGATCTGGAACGAAGTGCGGAGGCTCTCGCCCGCGCACGCCGGGATGAGCTACGCCCGCCTCGAAGCCGAGAGCGGCCTGCAGTGGCCGTGCTACGACGAGACTCATCCCGGAGAGCTCTTCCTGCACGGCCGCCTCTGGGAACGGCCGGTCGTCGGACGGCGCGCGCCATTCCACGTCCTGGAGAACGACCCGCCGGTCGACCGCCTCGACGCCGACTTCCCGTTCCGCCTCACCACCGGGCGGCGTCTCGCCGAGTACAACACGGGCGTCCAGACCGGCAGCTACGCCTCGCCGACCCGGCGCGGCGAGACGCTCGATCTCTCTCCCGAGGACGCCGCCCGCCTCGCAGTGACGAACGGCGACCTCGTGCGGGTCACATCGCGGCGCGGCAGTCTCGAAACTCCGATCCACATCGACCCGGCGCTGCGCCCGGGCCTCACCTTCATGACCTTCCATTTCCCGGAAGAGGTGGCGACGAATCTGCTGACGATCGACGCCGTCGACCCGGTCTCCGGCACGGCCGAGTTCAAGGCGGCGGCGATTCGTATCGAGCCGATCCTGCAGCCGGACTTGCCCTCACCGCTGGAGATCTCCGAGCTCACGGGGAAAGGCTAG
- the fdhD gene encoding formate dehydrogenase accessory sulfurtransferase FdhD, whose protein sequence is MTDGRPQPDDQPAARQWLETPVRRLRSGRVDTALDRVAVEAPLEIRLGDRPFTVLMRTPGSDEELVAGFLYSEGIVRSASEILALGHPEALLDGDCRNVVAVELAPGTSATARSFYASASCGVCGKSSIADLAIQARPVVSGLGVGRARLESLPDRLRAAQPVFAETGGLHGAALFDAAGTLLAAREDIGRHNAVDKLIGWALEHRLLPLSETVLVVSGRLGFEIVQKAIVAGIPLVASVGAASSIAVHLAESFGLTLATFVKPGNVNLYGSIERVIP, encoded by the coding sequence ATGACGGATGGGAGACCGCAGCCAGACGACCAGCCCGCCGCACGCCAGTGGCTGGAGACTCCCGTGCGGCGCCTGCGCAGCGGCCGGGTCGACACCGCGCTCGACCGGGTGGCCGTCGAGGCGCCGCTCGAGATCCGTCTGGGAGATCGCCCGTTCACCGTGCTCATGCGCACTCCGGGGAGCGACGAAGAGCTCGTCGCGGGTTTCCTCTACAGCGAGGGGATCGTGCGCAGCGCCTCGGAGATCCTCGCCCTCGGCCACCCGGAGGCACTCCTCGACGGCGATTGCCGGAACGTCGTGGCGGTCGAGCTCGCCCCCGGCACCTCGGCGACCGCGCGCAGCTTCTACGCCTCGGCGAGCTGCGGGGTGTGCGGCAAGAGCTCGATCGCCGACCTCGCGATCCAGGCTCGGCCCGTGGTCTCGGGCCTCGGCGTCGGGCGCGCCCGGCTCGAGTCCCTCCCCGATCGCCTGCGCGCGGCGCAGCCGGTCTTCGCCGAGACCGGCGGCCTCCATGGCGCGGCGCTCTTCGACGCCGCCGGGACGCTCCTCGCCGCGCGCGAGGACATCGGCCGCCACAATGCGGTCGACAAGCTCATCGGCTGGGCGCTCGAACACCGGCTCCTGCCGCTCTCCGAAACCGTGCTGGTGGTCTCCGGCCGGCTCGGCTTCGAGATCGTCCAGAAGGCGATCGTCGCCGGCATTCCGCTCGTCGCCTCGGTCGGCGCCGCCTCATCGATCGCCGTCCATCTGGCCGAGAGCTTCGGCCTCACTCTCGCTACCTTCGTCAAGCCGGGCAACGTGAATCTCTACGGCAGCATCGAGCGGGTGATCCCATGA